The Pantoea phytobeneficialis genome has a segment encoding these proteins:
- a CDS encoding CorA family divalent cation transporter: MLQPVLPLTTLPDFNNEVAGLIHGYLFSPDSPPQRLSAREASQLARQSLPEAHFLWLHINLNHARAERWVQVHFDVDSDFFDEIHSASPRTRLAQQNDALLAVLNDVTFSREEHSAQNATLWMWCRPQIIVSARYRPVGMIERMHQQLGRLSFAQPDALLLWLLGEQEAQLEQVVRRSSAAVDAIEERLLSQAIKANRSELGRLRRMLLRIQRLLAPEPAALFRLLNRPPGWLKREPLSELRIFTEEFSVALNDLASLMERIRLLQEEIAARLMEQSNRTLFLLTVITVLALPINIVAGFFGMNVGGIPLASNPHGFLLLVLLVLAFTLVAGWLALRRPRS, from the coding sequence ATGCTCCAGCCTGTTCTGCCGCTTACCACGCTGCCCGACTTCAATAACGAAGTGGCCGGGTTGATTCATGGTTATCTGTTCTCGCCCGATTCTCCTCCTCAGCGGCTCAGCGCGCGCGAAGCGTCCCAACTGGCCCGCCAGAGCTTGCCGGAAGCGCATTTCCTCTGGCTGCATATCAACCTGAATCATGCCCGCGCCGAACGTTGGGTGCAGGTCCATTTTGATGTCGACAGTGACTTCTTCGATGAGATTCACTCCGCTTCACCGCGCACCCGCCTGGCACAACAAAACGACGCGCTGTTGGCGGTGCTGAACGATGTCACCTTCAGTCGCGAGGAGCACAGTGCGCAGAATGCGACGCTGTGGATGTGGTGCCGCCCGCAAATCATTGTCAGTGCGCGCTACCGGCCGGTCGGGATGATTGAGCGTATGCATCAGCAACTGGGGCGCTTGTCGTTTGCGCAACCCGATGCGCTGCTGCTGTGGCTGCTGGGCGAGCAGGAAGCGCAACTGGAACAGGTGGTACGGCGTTCCAGCGCGGCGGTGGACGCGATTGAAGAGCGCCTGCTGAGCCAGGCGATCAAAGCCAATCGCAGCGAACTGGGGCGTCTGCGGCGTATGTTATTGCGCATCCAGCGTCTGCTGGCACCCGAACCGGCGGCATTATTTCGTCTGTTGAACCGTCCACCCGGCTGGCTGAAGCGGGAACCGCTGAGTGAGCTACGAATTTTTACCGAAGAGTTCAGCGTGGCGCTAAATGATCTCGCCAGCCTGATGGAGCGGATTCGGTTATTGCAGGAAGAGATCGCCGCCCGCCTGATGGAGCAGAGCAACCGCACGCTGTTTTTACTCACGGTGATCACCGTGCTGGCATTGCCGATCAACATCGTGGCGGGATTTTTTGGTATGAACGTGGGCGGCATTCCGTTGGCGAGCAACCCGCATGGCTTTTTATTGCTGGTATTGCTGGTGCTGGCGTTTACCCTGGTGGCGGGCTGGCTGGCGCTGCGGCGGCCACGGAGTTAA
- a CDS encoding transposase, whose translation VVPVEKTSGSSVRGRARMSKTGPADVRAKLYMAAIVAIRWNAPAKALYQRLIAKGKASKAALGAVMRKLVHQCFGVLKTRMKWDENYAATA comes from the coding sequence TGTGGTACCGGTGGAAAAAACGTCCGGGAGCTCAGTCAGGGGGCGTGCGCGGATGTCAAAAACAGGCCCGGCAGACGTAAGGGCGAAACTGTATATGGCGGCGATCGTAGCGATCAGGTGGAATGCCCCGGCGAAGGCGCTGTACCAGAGGCTAATCGCGAAGGGCAAAGCCAGCAAGGCCGCGCTTGGAGCGGTGATGCGCAAGCTGGTTCATCAGTGCTTCGGGGTGCTGAAAACGCGGATGAAGTGGGATGAAAATTACGCAGCTACCGCTTGA
- a CDS encoding L,D-transpeptidase family protein has protein sequence MKKSIRAFASLALVLAAFSQSAFAVVYPLPPANSRLIGENIQVTVPEDSKLPLEAFAAQFQMGLSNMLEANPGVDVYLPKAGTNLVIPQQLILPDAPREGIVINSAEMRLYYYPKGTKTVVVLPIGIGELGKDTPINWTTSVQRKKDGPTWTPTKAMHAEYAARGESIPEVFPAGPDNPMGLYALYIGRLYAIHGTNANFGIGLRVSHGCVRLRADDIKWLFKNVPVGTRVQFIDQPVKATVEPDGSRYVEVHNPLSTTEEQFNSREIVPITLTAAVTKVIADASTNQDAVNNAIQARTGMPTKINGPAGEAMPAPIPVQETPNAMPKEEPMTPQGANIPAPAAANSTTANNNS, from the coding sequence ATGAAAAAGAGCATTCGCGCGTTCGCTTCACTCGCCCTCGTACTGGCGGCGTTCAGCCAGTCGGCCTTTGCGGTGGTTTATCCGCTACCGCCCGCTAACAGTCGTCTGATTGGCGAAAATATTCAGGTTACCGTACCTGAAGACAGCAAACTTCCGCTGGAAGCCTTTGCCGCTCAGTTCCAGATGGGCCTCAGCAACATGCTGGAAGCCAATCCGGGCGTTGACGTCTATCTGCCGAAAGCAGGCACCAACCTGGTGATCCCACAGCAGCTGATTCTGCCTGACGCTCCGCGTGAAGGCATTGTGATCAACAGCGCTGAAATGCGTCTTTACTACTACCCGAAAGGCACCAAAACCGTAGTGGTGCTGCCGATTGGTATCGGCGAGCTGGGTAAAGATACCCCGATCAACTGGACCACCAGCGTTCAGCGTAAGAAAGATGGCCCGACCTGGACCCCGACCAAAGCGATGCACGCTGAATACGCGGCACGCGGCGAATCCATCCCGGAAGTATTCCCGGCTGGCCCGGATAACCCGATGGGCCTGTACGCACTGTACATTGGTCGTCTGTATGCCATTCACGGCACCAACGCCAACTTCGGTATCGGTCTGCGCGTAAGTCATGGTTGCGTGCGTCTGCGTGCTGACGACATCAAATGGTTGTTCAAAAACGTGCCGGTTGGTACGCGCGTCCAGTTTATCGATCAGCCGGTGAAAGCCACTGTTGAGCCGGACGGTTCACGCTACGTGGAAGTTCACAACCCGCTGTCCACCACCGAAGAGCAATTCAACTCACGCGAAATCGTACCGATTACGCTGACGGCGGCGGTGACCAAAGTGATTGCGGATGCCAGCACCAACCAGGATGCGGTCAACAACGCTATCCAGGCGCGTACGGGTATGCCAACCAAAATCAATGGCCCGGCGGGTGAAGCTATGCCTGCGCCAATCCCGGTACAGGAAACCCCGAACGCAATGCCAAAAGAAGAGCCGATGACCCCACAGGGTGCCAACATCCCGGCTCCGGCAGCAGCCAACAGCACCACGGCGAATAACAACTCGTAA
- a CDS encoding glycoside hydrolase family 15 protein: protein MSAIKRKIEDHGVIGDLRTCALIASDGTIDYLCWPELDSPSVFSALLDSDEAGLFSLAPQWKNARQQQLYLPDTNILQTRWLGEEGVAEITDYMPICDESGKLPRLVRRVKMVRGSARFNLLCAPRHDYARAETYTEARPGGIAFHAEGQPSLRLSASVVMTRENHSATANFTLQAGEHAEFVFGSDDDPHLDTLATERCFRDTLHYWRRWSRHSSYRGRWQEMVTRSALALKLLTSHQHGSIAAAATFGLPEELGGERNWDYRASWIRDASFSMYALMRLGYVEEAKSFTHWVGRCVEHSHDDTPHLQVMYRLDSSTELHETELLNLSGYANSRPVRIGNDAWRQTQLDIYGELMDAIYLANKYGEAISQRGWKHVANMIDYVCDNWQQPDAGIWEMRGEPQHFLHSRLMCWVALDRALRLGLKRSLPMPYERWDRVRSAIRDDIWQNFWNPELGHFTATRNGRFLDASMLLMPLVRFVGATDPDWLATLDAIKTHLVSDGLVRRYNINETPADALKGGEGSFAACSFWYVECLARAGRVHEAHFEFEKLLSYANPLGLYAEEFTPHGHALGNMPQALTHLALISAAFFLNRKLSGEVTLWQP from the coding sequence ATGAGCGCAATCAAACGCAAGATTGAGGATCATGGGGTGATTGGCGATTTACGCACCTGCGCGCTGATCGCCAGTGACGGTACCATCGATTATCTGTGCTGGCCCGAGCTCGACAGCCCCTCGGTGTTTAGCGCCCTGCTCGACAGCGACGAAGCCGGGCTGTTCTCACTGGCCCCGCAATGGAAGAATGCGCGCCAGCAGCAACTTTACCTGCCTGATACCAATATTCTGCAAACCCGCTGGCTGGGCGAAGAAGGGGTCGCGGAAATCACCGATTACATGCCGATTTGCGATGAAAGCGGCAAGCTGCCACGCCTGGTACGCCGGGTGAAGATGGTGCGCGGTTCTGCGCGTTTTAACCTGCTCTGCGCCCCTCGCCATGATTATGCGCGCGCTGAAACGTACACCGAAGCGCGGCCTGGCGGCATCGCCTTTCATGCCGAGGGCCAGCCCTCGTTACGTCTCAGCGCCAGCGTGGTGATGACGCGGGAAAATCATAGCGCCACCGCCAATTTCACTTTGCAGGCGGGCGAGCATGCCGAATTTGTGTTTGGCAGCGACGACGATCCCCATCTGGACACACTGGCGACTGAACGCTGTTTTCGCGACACCCTGCACTACTGGCGGCGCTGGAGCCGACACAGTTCTTACCGGGGGCGCTGGCAGGAGATGGTGACGCGATCGGCGCTGGCACTGAAACTGCTGACCTCCCATCAACACGGCTCGATTGCCGCCGCCGCCACTTTTGGCCTGCCGGAGGAGCTGGGCGGGGAGCGCAACTGGGACTATCGCGCCTCGTGGATTCGTGACGCCTCGTTCAGCATGTATGCGCTGATGCGCCTCGGTTATGTGGAAGAAGCGAAAAGTTTTACCCATTGGGTGGGACGCTGTGTTGAGCACAGCCACGATGACACGCCGCATTTGCAGGTGATGTATCGTCTGGATAGCAGCACCGAGCTGCATGAAACCGAACTGCTTAACCTTTCCGGCTACGCCAATTCCCGCCCGGTGCGCATTGGCAATGACGCCTGGCGGCAGACGCAACTTGATATTTACGGTGAGCTGATGGACGCCATCTATCTTGCCAACAAATATGGCGAGGCGATCTCCCAACGCGGCTGGAAGCACGTTGCCAACATGATCGATTACGTATGCGATAACTGGCAGCAGCCCGATGCCGGAATTTGGGAGATGCGTGGCGAGCCGCAACACTTTCTCCATTCGCGCCTGATGTGCTGGGTGGCGCTGGATCGCGCCCTGCGCCTCGGCCTGAAACGTTCATTACCGATGCCCTATGAACGCTGGGATCGAGTGCGTAGCGCCATCCGCGATGATATCTGGCAAAACTTCTGGAACCCGGAGCTGGGGCACTTTACCGCGACACGCAATGGCCGCTTTCTCGATGCCTCGATGCTGTTGATGCCGCTGGTGCGTTTTGTCGGTGCCACCGATCCAGACTGGCTGGCGACGCTGGACGCGATCAAAACCCATCTGGTGAGTGACGGCCTGGTACGTCGCTACAACATCAACGAAACCCCTGCCGATGCGCTGAAAGGCGGTGAAGGATCATTTGCTGCCTGTTCGTTCTGGTATGTTGAGTGCCTGGCACGCGCCGGTCGGGTGCATGAGGCGCACTTCGAATTTGAAAAATTGTTGAGTTACGCCAATCCGCTGGGGCTGTATGCCGAAGAATTTACCCCGCATGGTCATGCGTTGGGTAATATGCCCCAGGCGCTGACCCATCTGGCGTTAATCAGTGCGGCGTTCTTTCTGAACCGCAAGCTGAGTGGTGAAGTCACCCTGTGGCAACCCTGA
- a CDS encoding SDR family oxidoreductase yields the protein MALVKQKVAVVTASDSGIGRSCALMLAEAGYTLGITWRSDEEGAHETARLVESRGQQAQVRQLDLSDPQAGGQQLAQLIASLGRIDVLVNNAGVMTKADFLELSFEDWRKVFNVDVDGAFVCGQIAARHMVDQGNGGRIINITSVHEHTPLPDAAAYTAAKHALGGLTKSMALSLLPHQILVNAVAPGAIATPMNNLRNEDARSTRMPEIPIGRPGDTREVASLVAWLCSEWATYTTGQSFIVDGGFMLANPQFKGYHHG from the coding sequence ATGGCGCTGGTCAAACAGAAAGTGGCGGTGGTCACCGCGTCCGACTCGGGTATCGGGCGCAGTTGTGCGCTGATGCTGGCAGAGGCGGGATATACCCTCGGCATCACCTGGCGTTCAGACGAAGAGGGGGCGCACGAAACGGCGCGACTGGTGGAGAGCCGGGGCCAGCAGGCGCAGGTGCGGCAACTGGATCTCTCCGACCCGCAGGCTGGAGGTCAACAGTTGGCGCAGTTGATTGCGTCATTGGGGAGAATTGATGTACTGGTCAACAATGCCGGCGTGATGACCAAAGCGGATTTTCTCGAACTCAGCTTTGAGGACTGGCGCAAGGTGTTTAATGTCGATGTGGACGGTGCTTTCGTTTGCGGCCAGATCGCCGCACGCCACATGGTGGATCAAGGCAACGGCGGGCGAATTATCAATATCACCTCGGTGCATGAACATACGCCGCTGCCCGATGCGGCGGCCTATACCGCGGCAAAACATGCGTTAGGCGGGTTAACCAAATCGATGGCGCTCAGCCTGTTACCGCATCAAATCCTGGTCAATGCCGTGGCGCCGGGAGCGATTGCCACGCCGATGAATAATCTGCGTAACGAGGATGCGCGCAGCACGCGGATGCCGGAAATCCCCATCGGGCGACCGGGCGATACGCGTGAGGTCGCCAGCCTGGTGGCCTGGTTGTGCTCAGAATGGGCGACCTACACCACCGGGCAATCCTTTATTGTCGATGGTGGGTTTATGCTGGCAAATCCGCAGTTTAAGGGATATCACCACGGCTAA
- a CDS encoding DedA family protein, with amino-acid sequence MHLDINGLISQYGYLALLIGCIAEGETFTLLGGVAAHEGLLHFGGVVLAAMAGGIIGDQLLFWLGRRFGTRILRRFRKHQDTIRKANHLIQRHPSLFVIGVRFMYGFRIVGPIIIGTSRLKPLRFFLLNVIGAALWALIFVTLGYFAGEIVAPWLHQLDQHLKHLLWLVAAVGFAILLRFIIRRWNRRRAN; translated from the coding sequence TTGCATCTTGATATCAACGGATTAATTAGCCAGTACGGCTACCTGGCACTGCTGATTGGCTGTATCGCCGAAGGGGAAACCTTCACCCTGTTGGGGGGTGTGGCGGCGCACGAGGGATTGCTGCACTTCGGCGGCGTGGTGCTGGCAGCGATGGCGGGCGGGATTATTGGCGACCAGTTGCTGTTCTGGCTGGGACGGCGTTTCGGCACCCGCATTCTGCGCCGTTTTCGCAAGCATCAGGATACCATCCGCAAGGCAAACCACCTGATCCAACGCCATCCCAGCCTGTTTGTCATTGGCGTTCGTTTCATGTACGGCTTTCGCATCGTCGGGCCAATTATCATCGGCACCAGTCGCCTGAAACCCCTGCGTTTTTTCCTGCTGAATGTGATTGGTGCCGCGCTCTGGGCGCTGATCTTTGTCACCCTGGGGTATTTTGCCGGTGAGATCGTCGCCCCCTGGCTGCACCAGCTTGATCAACATTTAAAACATTTGCTGTGGCTGGTGGCGGCGGTGGGATTTGCCATCCTGCTACGTTTTATTATCCGTCGCTGGAACCGCCGCCGCGCCAATTAG
- a CDS encoding Yip1 family protein, which yields MNHVWGLLAHPNQEMRDIKQENESVSHHYTHHVLLMAAIPVICAFIGTTQLGWNLGEGQFVQLNMLTGIGLGILFYLIILGGVAVMGRVIHWMARNYPQRPSIQRCTVFAGYVATPLFISGLVALYPLVWLCLLVGTLALVYTGYLLFVGIPVFLNIDKEESLRFSGSTLAIGVLVFEVLLALTVILWGYGPKLF from the coding sequence ATGAATCATGTCTGGGGACTTCTCGCGCATCCTAACCAAGAAATGCGCGATATCAAGCAGGAAAACGAGAGCGTTTCGCACCATTACACCCACCATGTTCTGCTGATGGCGGCGATCCCGGTGATCTGCGCCTTTATCGGCACCACACAGTTGGGCTGGAATCTGGGCGAAGGGCAATTTGTCCAACTCAACATGCTGACCGGTATCGGGCTAGGCATTCTGTTTTATCTCATCATCTTAGGTGGCGTGGCCGTGATGGGCCGCGTTATTCACTGGATGGCGCGTAACTATCCGCAGCGTCCCAGCATTCAACGTTGTACCGTGTTTGCCGGTTATGTGGCGACGCCGCTGTTTATTAGCGGATTGGTCGCGCTCTATCCTCTGGTGTGGCTGTGCCTGCTGGTGGGTACGCTGGCACTGGTCTACACCGGTTATCTGCTGTTTGTCGGTATTCCGGTGTTCCTCAATATCGATAAAGAAGAGAGTCTGCGCTTTTCCGGCTCGACGCTGGCGATTGGTGTGCTGGTGTTTGAGGTGCTGCTGGCGCTGACGGTAATTCTGTGGGGCTATGGACCGAAGTTGTTCTAG
- the pbpG gene encoding D-alanyl-D-alanine endopeptidase encodes MSVKMRISLLSLALMIGAPAVTTPVQAAPAAALSNLAPVAQPQIASGSAMIVDLDNGKVLFSSHPDRVRPIASLTKLMTAMVVLDAKLPLDEMLSVDISHTPEMRGVFSRVKLNSEISRRNMLLLALMSSENRAAASLAHHYPGGYDAFIRAMNAKARALGMTHTHYVEPTGLSIHNVSNAEDLIKLVKATRQYPLIGELSTTKEDTAVFKHPNYALPFRNTNHLVYKNDWRIQLTKTGYTDEAGHCLVMRTVINNRPVALVVLDAFGKYTHFADANRLRDWLETGKAAPVPAAALAYKKQKASQTASTGAQGQNVE; translated from the coding sequence ATGTCTGTAAAAATGCGTATTTCTTTACTGTCGCTGGCACTGATGATCGGCGCACCGGCAGTGACTACACCTGTTCAGGCGGCACCTGCTGCTGCACTGTCCAATCTGGCTCCTGTCGCGCAGCCACAAATTGCGTCCGGCAGTGCGATGATTGTCGACCTGGATAATGGCAAAGTGCTGTTCTCCAGCCATCCCGATCGAGTGCGCCCGATCGCCTCGCTCACCAAGCTGATGACGGCGATGGTGGTGCTGGATGCGAAGCTGCCGCTGGATGAAATGCTGTCGGTGGATATCAGCCATACCCCGGAAATGCGCGGCGTGTTCTCCCGCGTGAAGCTCAACAGTGAAATCAGTCGCCGGAATATGTTGCTGCTGGCGCTGATGTCTTCGGAAAACCGCGCGGCTGCCAGCCTGGCCCATCACTATCCGGGCGGTTATGACGCCTTTATTCGCGCCATGAATGCCAAGGCGCGGGCGCTGGGCATGACCCACACCCATTATGTGGAGCCGACCGGGCTGTCGATTCATAACGTCTCCAACGCGGAAGACCTGATCAAGCTGGTGAAAGCCACCCGTCAGTATCCGTTGATTGGTGAGTTAAGCACCACCAAAGAAGACACGGCGGTGTTTAAACATCCGAACTACGCCTTACCGTTCCGTAACACCAACCATCTGGTATACAAAAACGACTGGCGTATCCAGCTGACCAAGACCGGTTACACCGATGAGGCTGGTCACTGCCTGGTGATGCGCACGGTGATTAACAACCGTCCGGTGGCGCTGGTGGTGCTGGATGCGTTCGGTAAATACACCCACTTTGCGGATGCTAACCGTCTGCGTGACTGGCTGGAAACTGGCAAAGCGGCGCCGGTCCCGGCGGCGGCACTGGCGTACAAAAAGCAGAAAGCCTCGCAAACAGCGAGCACCGGCGCTCAGGGACAGAACGTCGAATAA
- a CDS encoding DUF3772 domain-containing protein: protein MFTFRTLFAPFLLMLALLAPAFSQAADNNAPAPQGEDAAPKVNASVELPKMQKILDKIKSQVSGENNESKLSQLNEMALELSGNADTLGQALVPQRQQLDAQLAVLGPAPKPDSGMTETLEVARKRSSLENQKTKLDDQIKQAEGIKNGALTLSSQIVNLRRDQLKSQLALNAGSILGPRFWAPLASTQDLDGEKISDFLSELQDTAALSWEPGWRFGTIGWLIAAMLVMTLGRRYGEEFLAWVSIHKMPEGRLRRSFLASAIALTTLAAVVLTFNFFALAFARRDEVSSDVQDFILRLVQLSVYCGLIAGLGRAFLSTRRPSWRLPAISNEVALALKPFPPITAALVFIFQTVESFNYSVGTSLNTTIMANGLTALLIGSTGLAISMRTNRVRRRMAQKGNPPEARSTLVGLIQMGLTLTALAILISLVIGYISLARFLSYEVIWCGILFGSFYFLSQLVTDGCESLFSIQTRSGRRIQSSLNIDERHLQQAATLLGALGKTLLIGIVALALLNGTFASTTPIGLIQKVIEFWGGKGLESLNIVPAHMVNAIICLVVGIYVLRSVRRWLDKEFLPKTTMDAGMRVSLVTLFSNIGYVLIILLTLSIMGLQWNKLAWIVSALSVGIGFGLQEIVKNFISGLILLTERPVKVGDLVSISGIEGDIRRINVRATEIQLSDKSTVIVPNSQLISQNVRNATMGNAQGVVTILLTFPLNIDPVRVREILLEVYEENERILEMPAPSVSFKDLTPAGIVLSVTGNVASQRQISSAKSDLLFDILTRLRKEGIVLSTPQTMIIERRAQQGLTDDSQQLP, encoded by the coding sequence ATGTTTACGTTTCGAACTCTTTTTGCTCCTTTTTTGCTGATGTTGGCGCTGCTGGCCCCGGCATTCAGCCAGGCGGCAGACAATAATGCCCCGGCTCCGCAGGGCGAAGATGCGGCACCCAAAGTCAATGCATCGGTGGAACTGCCGAAAATGCAGAAGATTCTCGACAAGATTAAAAGTCAGGTGTCGGGAGAAAATAATGAAAGCAAGCTGAGCCAGCTGAATGAAATGGCGCTGGAACTGTCGGGCAATGCCGATACCCTCGGCCAGGCATTAGTGCCGCAGCGTCAGCAGCTGGATGCACAGTTGGCAGTGCTCGGACCGGCACCTAAACCTGACAGCGGCATGACCGAAACGCTGGAAGTGGCGCGCAAGCGTAGCTCGCTGGAGAACCAGAAAACCAAGCTGGACGATCAAATCAAGCAAGCCGAAGGGATTAAAAACGGCGCGCTGACGCTGTCGTCGCAAATCGTCAACCTGCGTCGCGATCAGTTGAAAAGCCAGTTGGCGCTGAATGCCGGCAGTATCCTTGGCCCACGCTTCTGGGCACCGCTGGCCAGCACCCAGGATCTCGATGGCGAGAAGATCAGTGACTTCCTGAGTGAATTGCAGGACACCGCCGCGCTGTCATGGGAACCGGGCTGGCGCTTTGGCACCATTGGCTGGTTGATCGCCGCGATGCTGGTGATGACGCTGGGCCGCCGCTACGGTGAGGAGTTTCTCGCCTGGGTCAGCATTCACAAAATGCCGGAAGGACGACTGCGCCGCAGCTTCCTCGCTTCGGCGATTGCCCTCACCACCCTCGCAGCCGTGGTCCTGACCTTCAATTTCTTTGCGCTGGCCTTTGCCCGCCGCGATGAGGTGTCGTCCGATGTGCAGGACTTTATCCTGCGCCTGGTGCAACTTAGCGTTTACTGCGGCCTGATTGCGGGCCTGGGACGCGCGTTCCTCTCCACCCGTCGCCCGAGCTGGCGTCTGCCGGCCATTTCCAATGAAGTGGCGCTGGCGTTGAAGCCTTTTCCGCCGATCACCGCCGCGCTGGTGTTTATCTTCCAGACGGTGGAGTCCTTTAACTACAGCGTCGGCACCAGCCTGAATACCACCATTATGGCGAACGGCCTGACGGCACTTCTGATTGGTAGCACCGGGTTGGCGATCAGCATGCGTACCAACCGGGTGCGTCGCCGAATGGCGCAGAAGGGCAATCCACCGGAAGCGCGTTCAACGTTGGTCGGTCTGATCCAAATGGGCCTGACGCTGACGGCGCTTGCCATTCTGATTTCGTTGGTGATCGGTTACATCTCGCTGGCGCGCTTCCTCAGTTATGAAGTGATTTGGTGTGGCATTCTGTTCGGTTCGTTCTATTTCCTCAGCCAGCTGGTGACGGACGGTTGTGAAAGCCTGTTCTCAATACAAACCCGCAGCGGGAGACGCATCCAGAGTTCACTGAATATTGATGAGCGCCACCTGCAACAGGCTGCCACGTTGTTAGGTGCGCTGGGCAAAACCTTGTTGATCGGTATCGTTGCCCTGGCGCTGCTGAACGGCACTTTTGCCTCGACCACACCGATTGGCCTGATCCAGAAGGTGATTGAATTCTGGGGCGGCAAAGGGCTGGAGTCGCTGAATATTGTTCCGGCGCATATGGTCAACGCCATTATCTGCCTGGTGGTGGGGATTTATGTGCTGCGCTCGGTGCGCCGCTGGCTGGATAAAGAGTTCCTGCCGAAAACCACCATGGACGCGGGGATGCGCGTGTCGCTGGTGACGCTGTTCAGCAACATTGGTTACGTGCTGATTATCCTGCTGACGCTGTCGATCATGGGCTTGCAGTGGAACAAACTGGCGTGGATCGTCAGCGCCCTGTCGGTTGGTATCGGTTTTGGTTTACAGGAGATCGTAAAGAACTTTATCTCCGGTCTGATCCTGCTCACCGAGCGCCCGGTTAAAGTTGGCGATCTGGTGAGCATCAGCGGCATCGAAGGGGATATCCGCCGTATCAACGTGCGCGCCACGGAGATCCAGCTCAGCGATAAATCCACCGTAATTGTGCCGAACTCGCAGCTGATCTCGCAGAACGTGCGAAACGCGACCATGGGCAATGCGCAAGGGGTGGTGACGATTTTGCTGACCTTCCCACTTAATATCGATCCGGTACGCGTGCGCGAGATCCTGCTGGAAGTGTATGAGGAGAACGAACGTATCCTCGAAATGCCTGCGCCGTCCGTCTCATTCAAGGATCTGACACCGGCTGGCATTGTTCTCAGCGTGACCGGCAACGTTGCCAGCCAGCGCCAGATTTCAAGCGCCAAAAGCGATTTGCTGTTTGATATCCTGACGCGGTTGCGTAAAGAAGGCATCGTGTTGTCGACGCCGCAGACCATGATTATCGAACGTCGCGCCCAGCAGGGGCTGACGGACGACAGCCAGCAATTACCATAA